The Syntrophobacterales bacterium region GTCGATCAGGATTTCCTTGAGACGGGGGAGTTTTTCCCCGATGGTTTTGAGTGCATATTCAAGCACGTCCTGCTGTTTGAGCTTTTCAATTTCCTCTTCGGTGATCTCTTCGTCGGAGAAAAAAGAGAGGATGAGATCGGGAATGAATTTCATTTTATTGCAGAATCCCATCATGCGCCAGGCGCGCAGCAGGGTAATGCGGATCTCCCGGTCGGCAAGGATCAGTTCGGCTCCGTTCGCCTCCGCCCGGTCGATTGCCTTGATCATCTCCGCGCCGGGGGTGATATGGAATTTCTGGGCGATCTTTTTTTGCATCGAGGCCATGATGAGCTGGGAAAGCAGGGCGCCGGAACGTTTCTCCCGGATGACCTTCAAGATGTCGGTATCCTGCCATTTGCTCTTTTGCCTGATTGCTTCATAGCGGGGCTTGCAAAGCTCAACGCAAACGGTATCCGGTTTTTCAAGATCGATTGTCTGATCAACCAGCTCGATGCTGTCGCGCGAAACGTGGGCCGTGCCGACAAGGATGATCTCCCGGTCCTCGAGTTTTATGCGGCTGATGTTTTGATGTTCCAAAGGGTTCGTATCTCCTTTTTTGTGGCCGCTCTTTATCAATATTTATGCAGGTTGTAAAGGAAAAGCGCAGTTCAATGTTCATAAATGGTTTACGAATTATGAACATTAGGCTATGCTTTGTCCGTCCGGGTGATACAAATGCCCGTGTTCAGGGCATGATTCGATATTGGAGACGGATTTGCAAAGAGGAGAAATAATCAGCGTAACAATAGACGATGTCGCCTTTGGGGGCGACGGCGTTGCCCGGGTTGATGACTTTGTCTATTTTGTTCCCTTTGCCGTCGCTGGTGACGAAGTCGAAATCGAGATTACGGAGATCAAGAAACATTACGGCAAAGGGCGGATTGTCCGGATGCTGAAACCCTCTTCCTACAGGATTGCCCCACGCTGCAGCTATTATGGCCGCTGTGGAGGCTGCGCCCTGCAGCACATAGAGTACCCTTATCAACTGGATCTGAAAAGACGGCAGATCGAGGAGGCGCTGAGGAGAATCGGTGGTCTTTACTCGCCGCCGGTGCACCCGGTTATTTCCTCCCCGCACTCCTACGGCTGGCGGGGAAAGGTCGAATTTCACCTTTCCCGCGGCAGCCGGGAAACAAGGCGTCTGGGGCTTATGGCGGCAAAGAGTAATCAGGTTGTTGAGGTCACGGGATGCCTCATTGCGGATGAATCCATCAACCTCAAGCTCAATGCTTTAAAAACAGGGATAAAAAACGGTTCGGTGGTCGCGCCGCGCGAACGACAGGTCATCTGGGCGGACGAACCAGGAGAACCGCCGACCGCTGTTTTTGTCGGAGGCGGAAAACCTCCGGACATTTTAAGGGTTGTGGCGGGAAAGCAGATAACGGTTCCCGGTCGGGGTTTCTTTCAGGCCAATATCTTTCTTGTGGAACGACTTGTCGAACAGGTAGTTGAAATGGCTTCACTTTCCGGCAGTGAAACCGTAATTGACCTCTACGGCGGCGTCGGCCTTTTTTCACTTTTTCTCGGCGGGCAGGCCGGCTGCCTTTTCTGCGTAGAAGGCGATGAAGAGGCAGTCCGCTGCGCGCGGATAAATTTAAAGCGAGCAGGGCTTGCCGGGGCAAAATGCCATCAAGGGGATGCCGCCGCCATCCTGAACAGGGAATTTGTCGAGCCGGGGCTTAAAGCCGATGTAGTCATCCTCGATCCGCCCAGGGACGGGTGCAGCAAGGGGGTGCTCGAAGCCCTGTCATCCCTGCACCCTTGGCGCATCGTCTATGTCTCCTGCAATCCTTCGACGCAGGCCCGTGATGTGCGGCATTTGGCGAACAGCGGATATTGTCTAAAAATTGTTCAGCCTTTCGACATGTTTCCCCAAACCTCCCATATTGAGGCCGTTGCGCTTTTGACCAGAGGCGGGGGGTGAAGGGATCCGGAAACTGCCTCGGCAGTGTTCGGATGCGTGGATATTTTCGCGCCATGCCCTCTGGTTAGACAAAAAAAGGCGGGGTTTCCCCCGCCTTGCTCAAGCAAAGAGCTCTTACTTCTTGTTATATTCCGGCATTCCCTTTGCCGTCGGTCCGCCCGGTCGGCTCTGGTTTTTGTTAAAGGTGTGGGACTTTACGAACAGGTTGTTTACCGTCTTGCCGGTGCCAGGCATGTACTTCTCCGGGGTGAACGACGCGTCATGGCACTTGGCGCAGCTTGCCGCCGGCTCCTTCATCGCGGTCTTCTTTCCCGCATGTCCGGAGTGGCAGTCCACGCAGCTTGCGATCCCGTCCTTGTAGTGCTTGGACTGGATAAACTCCTGGTACTGCTGATGGTGCTTCGCCGCATCGTAGGCGCCCATAGTTTTGGAAGCCTCATCCTTGAGGAAGAGTCCTTTGAGGCCGCCCTCGTAATCGGCGTCGATTTTGTCCTCCGGCTGAACGCCGGGCATCACTGCCTGCTCGGGATACCACTTGGTCCAGTCGTCGCCGGTCTTGTAGCTGTCTCCGACCTTCGGCGCCGGCAAATCCTCGCGGGGCCTTCCCTGGGCGGATTTGTAGCGTTTGTTTTCCATTCTGATATGGCAGTAGCCGCAGGCCCGCGTCTGCTCTTCCTTGGTCTTGCCGGCAAAGGACCAGATGTCCTTTTTGGAGCGGCTCTTTACATGGCTGGCGCCGGGTCCGTGGCAGCTTTCGCAGCCGACATTCAGTTCGCTCCACTCGGCCTTTTGCGTCTGGGGATTTGCCTCGTCATATTTTGTCAGGCGGTAACCGGTCGTGTGGCAGGTGGCGCACATGGTATCCCAGTCGTTCTTGCTGCCGTATCCTTCCCATTTACCGCTCATCCGGTTGAACTGCTTGTTCAGGAACTGGTAGCCGCCGGTAGTTTCGTCCTTGAC contains the following coding sequences:
- a CDS encoding class I SAM-dependent RNA methyltransferase is translated as MQRGEIISVTIDDVAFGGDGVARVDDFVYFVPFAVAGDEVEIEITEIKKHYGKGRIVRMLKPSSYRIAPRCSYYGRCGGCALQHIEYPYQLDLKRRQIEEALRRIGGLYSPPVHPVISSPHSYGWRGKVEFHLSRGSRETRRLGLMAAKSNQVVEVTGCLIADESINLKLNALKTGIKNGSVVAPRERQVIWADEPGEPPTAVFVGGGKPPDILRVVAGKQITVPGRGFFQANIFLVERLVEQVVEMASLSGSETVIDLYGGVGLFSLFLGGQAGCLFCVEGDEEAVRCARINLKRAGLAGAKCHQGDAAAILNREFVEPGLKADVVILDPPRDGCSKGVLEALSSLHPWRIVYVSCNPSTQARDVRHLANSGYCLKIVQPFDMFPQTSHIEAVALLTRGGG